Sequence from the Clostridium butyricum genome:
CTAAAAGTTTTGGATTTGTTATATCAGAAGATACAAGAATATCAAGAGATATTTATATTCCTAAAAGAGATAGAAATGGTGCACAAGATGGTGATGTTGTTACGGTAAAAATAACAAAATGGCCAGAAGGAAATAGAAAACCAGAGGGTGTTGTAACAGAAGTATTAGGAAGAAAAGGTGATAGAGGAATAGACATCCTTATAGTAATTAAAAAATTAGGACTTCCTGAAGAATTTAATAGTAAAGTATTAAAATATGCAGAGGGTATTTCCGAGGAAATTGACGAAAGTGAATATAAAGGTAGAAGAGATTTAAGAGATGTAAGAATGGTAACAATAGATGGTGAAGACGCTAAGGATTTAGATGATGCTGTATCTATAGAAAAACTACCTAATGGAAATTATAAATTAGGAGTTCACATTGCGGACGTTTCTCACTATGTACGTGAAAATAATCCTCTTGATAAAGAAGCATTTAAAAGAGCAACTTCAGTATATTTAATAGACAGGGTTATTCCAATGCTTCCTAGAAAATTATCTAATGGAATATGTTCATTAAATCCTAAAGTTGATAGACTAACTTTATCATGTATAATGGAAATAGATCATAAAGGAAAAGTTGTTAATCATGAAATAGTTGAATCTGTAATAAGAACTAATGAAAGAATGACATATACAGATGTAACTAAGATTTTAGAAGATAATGATGAAGAGTTAATTAAGAGATACGATTATCTTGTTGATGACTTTAAAACAATGAAAGAGCTTTGTAAAATATTAAGAGCAAAGAGAACCAAAAGGGGAGCTATTGATTTTGAAATAGCTGAAGCTAAAATAATATTAAATGAACTTGGAAAACCAATAGAAATAAAGCCTTATGATAGAGCTATATCTAATAGAATGATTGAAGAATTTATGCTTGTAGCAAATGAAACTGTGGCAGAGCATATGTTCTGGACACATTTACCTTTTGTATATAGAATTCATGAAAATCCTGATGATGAAAAATTAACTAAGTTCAAAGAATTTATTCATAATTTAGGATACAATATTAATTGGACTGAAGAAATAAGACCGAAGACACTTCAAGATATAATAGAAAAGGTAAAGGGTAAGAGTGAAGAAACAGTAGTAAATACTTTATTATTACGTTCAATGATGCAAGCAAGGTATGCACCAGAATGTACTGGTCACTTTGGATTAGCAGCACAATATTATTGTCACTTTAC
This genomic interval carries:
- the rnr gene encoding ribonuclease R; its protein translation is MGIKQTLVSFMKEPAYSPMALEDLVAVFDIKPNEYSAFKKTLRVMEREGLIMRTKKDRFIIADGNNNHIETKENLVIGTLQAHAKGFGFLIPEDENEKDVFLPSNCMNGAINGDKIAVKVTREDTNTKKREGEVVEILERNTTTVVGIYEDSKSFGFVISEDTRISRDIYIPKRDRNGAQDGDVVTVKITKWPEGNRKPEGVVTEVLGRKGDRGIDILIVIKKLGLPEEFNSKVLKYAEGISEEIDESEYKGRRDLRDVRMVTIDGEDAKDLDDAVSIEKLPNGNYKLGVHIADVSHYVRENNPLDKEAFKRATSVYLIDRVIPMLPRKLSNGICSLNPKVDRLTLSCIMEIDHKGKVVNHEIVESVIRTNERMTYTDVTKILEDNDEELIKRYDYLVDDFKTMKELCKILRAKRTKRGAIDFEIAEAKIILNELGKPIEIKPYDRAISNRMIEEFMLVANETVAEHMFWTHLPFVYRIHENPDDEKLTKFKEFIHNLGYNINWTEEIRPKTLQDIIEKVKGKSEETVVNTLLLRSMMQARYAPECTGHFGLAAQYYCHFTSPIRRYPDLQIHRIIKEYLHGKIDEKRENKLKNIVGHSAKQSSEMERKAQDAEREVDDLKKAEYMQDRIGEEFEGVISSVTSFGVFVELPSTIEGLVHITDLDDDYYIYEEDHLRLIGERTKKIYKLGDKVLVECVHVDMPNKEIFFKIIEEPNEEEVSVEEPKNNESEIEIK